The following coding sequences are from one Ctenopharyngodon idella isolate HZGC_01 chromosome 17, HZGC01, whole genome shotgun sequence window:
- the LOC127498500 gene encoding myosin heavy chain, fast skeletal muscle-like, whose protein sequence is MGDGEMECFGPAAVFLRKPERERLEAQNTPFDAKTAFFVTVPDEMYLKGTLVSREGGKATVKTLCGKTVTVKEDEIFPMNPPKFDKIEDMAMMTHLNEPAVLFNLKERYAAWMIYTYSGLFCVTVNPYKWLPVYDSVVVAGYRGKKRIEAPPHIFSISDNAYQFMLTDRENQSVLITGESGAGKTVNTKRVIQYFATVGAMSGSKKVEPVPGKMQGSLEDQIVAANPLLEAYGNAKTVRNDNSSRFGKFIRIHFGTTGKLASADIETYLLEKSRVTFQLSAERSYHIFYQLMTGHKPELLEALLITTNPYDYPMVSQGEITVKSINDVEEFIATDTAIDILGFSADEKNSIYKLTGAVMHHGNMKFKQKQREEQAEPDGTEVADKIAYLMGLNSADMLKALCFPRVKVGNEMVTKGQTVPQVNNAVSALSKSVYEKMFLWMVFRINEMLDTKQPRQFFIGVLDIAGFEIFDFNSLEQLCINFTNEKLQQFFNHHMFVLEQEEYKKEGIEWEFIDFGMDLAACIELIEKPMGIFSILEEECMFPKATDTSFKNKLHDQHLGKTAAFQKPKPAKGKAEAHFSLVHYAGTVDYNINGWLDKNKDPLNDSVVQLYQKSSLKVLAFLYVTHGAAEAEGGGKKKKKGGSFQTVSALFRENLGKLMTNLRSTHPHFVRCLIPNESKTPGLMENYLVIHQLRCNGVLEGIRICRKGFPSRILYGDFKQRYKVLNASVIPEGQFIDNKKASEKLLSSIDVDHTQYKFGHTKVFFKAGLLGTLEEMRDEKLVELVTMTQALCRGYVMRKEFVKMMERRESIYSIQYNIRSFMNVKHWPWMKLYFKIKPLLKSAETEKEMAAMKENYEKMKEDLAKALAKKKELEEKMVSLLQEKNDLQLQVAAETENLSDAEERCEGLIKSKIQLEAKLKESNERLEDEEEINAELTAKKRKLEDECSELKKDIDDLELTLAKVEKEKHATENKVKNLTEEMASQDESIAKLTKEKKALQEAHQQTLDDLQAEEDKVNTLTKSKTKLEQQVDDLEGSLEQEKKLRMDLERAKRKLEGDLKLAQESIMDLENDKQQSDEKIKKKDFEISQFLSKIEDEQSLGAQLQKKIKELQARIEELEEEIEAERTARAKVEKQRADLSRELEEISERLEEAGGATAAQIEMNKKREAEFQKLRRDLEESTLQHEATAAALRKKQADSVAELGEQIDNLQRVKQKLEKEKSEYKMEIDDLTSNMEAVAKSKANLEKMCRTLEDQLSEIKTKSDENIRQLNDMNAQRARLQTENGEFSRQLEEKEALVSQLTRGKQAYTQQIEELKRHIEEEIKAKNALAHAVQSARHDCDLLREQYEEEQEAKAELQRGMSKANSEVAQWRTKYETDAIQRTEELEESKKKLAQRLQDAEESIEAVNSKCASLEKTKQRLQGEVEDLMIDVERANALAANLDKKQRNFDKVLADWKQKYEESQAELEGAQKEARSLSTELFKMKNSYEEALDHLETLKRENKNLQQEISDLTEQLGETGKSIHELEKAKKTVESEKSEIQTALEEAEGTLEHEESKILRVQLELNQVKSEIDRKLAEKDEEMEQIKKNSQRVIDSMQSTLDAEVRSRNDALRVKKKMEGDLNEMEIQLSHANRQAAEAQKQLRNVQGQLKDAQLHLDDALRGQEDMKEQVAMVERRNNLMQAEIEELRAALEQTERSRKVAEQELVDASERVGLLHSQNTSLINTKKKLEADLVQVQGEVDDSVQEARNAEEKAKKAITDAAMMAEELKKEQDTSAHLERMKKNLEVTVKDLQHRLDEAESLAMKGGKKQLQKLESRVRELESEVEAEQRRGADAVKGVRKYERRVKELTYQTEEDKKNVTRLQDLVDKLQLKVKAYKRQAEESEEQANTHLSRYRKVQHELEEAQERADIAESQVNKLRVKSRDAGKSKDEE, encoded by the exons ATGGGAGATGGTGAGATGGAGTGCTTCGGCCCGGCGGCCGTTTTCCTCCGGAAGCCGGAAAGAGAGAGATTAGAGGCTCAGAACACCCCCTTTGATGCCAAAACGGCATTCTTTGTGACAGTACCAGATGAGATGTACCTGAAGGGTACTCTTGTTAGTAGAGAAGGCGGCAAAGCTACTGTCAAAACACTGTGTGGGAAA ACTGTCACGGTAAAAGAAGATGAAATCTTCCCCATGAATCCTCCCAAGTTTGACAAAATTGAAGACATGGCTATGATGACCCACCTCAATGAGCCTGCTGTGCTGTTTAACCTCAAAGAGCGTTACGCAGCATGGATGATCTAC ACCTACTCTGGCTTGTTCTGCGTCACTGTCAATCCCTACAAGTGGCTCCCAGTGTACGATTCAGTCGTTGTGGCTGGATACAGAGGCAAAAAGAGGATTGAAGCCCCGCCTCACATCTTCTCCATCTCCGACAACGCCTACCAGTTCATGCTCACTG ATCGTGAGAACCAGTCTGTTCTGATTAC TGGAGAATCTGGTGCTGGAAAGACTGTGAACACAAAACGTGTCATTCAGTACTTTGCAACTGTTGGTGCAATGTCTGGATCGAAGAAGGTAGAACCTGTCCCTGGAAAAATGCAG GGATCACTGGAGGACCAAATCGTGGCAGCCAACCCTCTGCTGGAGGCTTATGGTAATGCCAAGACTGTGAGGAATGACAACTCCTCTCGTTTT GGTAAATTCATCAGGATTCATTTTGGGACCACTGGAAAACTGGCCTCAGCTGATATTGAAACTT ATCTGCTGGAAAAGTCAAGAGTAACATTCCAGCTGTCTGCTGAGAGGAGCTACCACATCTTCTACCAGCTCATGACTGGACACAAGCCAGAGCTGCTCG AGGCCCTGCTCATCACCACCAACCCTTACGACTATCCAATGGTCAGCCAGGGTGAAATCACTGTCAAGAGTATCAATGATGTGGAGGAGTTCATTGCCACAGAT ACTGCGATTGACATTCTGGGCTTCAGTGCTGATGAGAAAAACAGCATCTACAAGCTGACAGGTGCTGTGATGCATCATGGGAACATGAAGTTTAAACAGAAGCAGAGGGAGGAGCAGGCCGAACCTGATGGCACTGAGG tggCTGATAAAATCGCCTACCTCATGGGCCTCAACTCCGCTGACATGCTGAAAGCTCTATGTTTCCCCAGAGTGAAGGTCGGAAATGAGATGGTGACCAAAGGCCAGACAGTACCACAG GTGAACAACGCAGTCTCTGCGCTCAGCAAGTCTGTCTATGAGAAAATGTTCTTGTGGATGGTCTTCCGTATCAATGAGATGTTGGACACAAAACAGCCAAGACAGTTCTTCATTGGTGTGCTGGACATCGCTGGATTTGAGATCTTTGAT TTCAACAGCTTGGAGCAGCTTTGCATCAACTTCACAAATGAGAAACTGCAACAGTTTTTCAACCACCACATGTTTGTTCTggagcaagaggagtacaagaAAGAAGGCATTGAATGGGAGTTCATTGACTTTGGTATGGACTTGGCTGCCTGCATTGAGCTCATTGAGAAG CCAATGGGCATCTTCTCCATCCTTGAAGAGGAGTGCATGTTCCCCAAAGCTACAGACACAAGCTTCAAAAACAAGTTGCATGATCAGCATCTGGGCAAAACCGCCGCTTTCCAGAAGCCCAAGCCTGCCAAAGGCAAGGCAGAGGCCCACTTCTCTCTGGTGCACTACGCCGGCACTGTGGACTACAACATTAATGGCTGGTTGGACAAGAACAAGGATCCACTAAATGACTCTGTTGTGCAACTCTACCAAAAGTCATCGCTCAAAGTGCTGGCCTTCCTGTATGTCACTCATGGAGCTGCTGAAG CTGAGGGTGGtggaaagaagaagaagaagggtGGTTCCTTCCAGACTGTCTCTGCACTTTTTAGG GAGAACTTGGGTAAGCTGATGACTAACCTGAGGAGCACTCACCCTCACTTTGTGCGCTGCTTGATTCCTAATGAGTCCAAGACTCCAG GTCTGATGGAGAACTACCTGGTTATCCACCAGCTCAGGTGTAATGGTGTGCTGGAGGGCATCAGAATCTGCAGGAAGGGTTTCCCCAGCAGAATCCTCTACGGTGACTTCAAGCAGAG ATACAAAGTATTAAACGCTAGCGTCATCCCTGAGGGACAGTTCATTGACAACAAAAAGGCTTCAGAGAAACTCTTGAGCTCTATTGATGTTGACCACACCCAATACAAGTTTGGACACACCAAG GTGTTCTTCAAAGCTGGTCTGTTGGGTACTCTTGAAGAGATGAGAGATGAGAAACTAGTAGAACTGGTTACCATGACTCAGGCTTTGTGCCGTGGATATGTCATGAGGAAGGAATTTGTCAAAATGATGGAGAGGAG AGAATCAATTTATTCCATCCAATACAACATCCGCTCATTCATGAATGTGAAACATTGGCCATGGATGAAGCTCTACTTCAAGATCAAGCCTCTTCTGAAGAGTGCAGAGACTGAGAAAGAAATGGCAGCCATGAAGGAGAACTATGAGAAAATGAAGGAGGATCTAGCAAAGGCATTAGCTAAAAAGAAAGAGCTTGAGGAGAAAATGGTGTCACTTCTTCAGGAGAAAAACGATCTTCAACTGCAAGTAGCAGCT GAAACTGAAAACCTCTCTGATGCTGAAGAGAGATGTGAGGGTCTCATCAAAAGCAAGATCCAGCTTGAGGCCAAACTCAAAGAGAGCAATGAGAGACTGGAGGATGAGGAGGAAATCAATGCTGAACTCACTGCCAAGAAGAGGAAACTGGAGGATGAATGCTCtgaactgaagaaagacatcGATGACCTAGAGCTCACCTTGGCCAAAGTTGAGAAGGAGAAACATGCAACAGAAAATAAG GTTAAAAACCTGACGGAGGAGATGGCCTCTCAGGATGAGAGCATTGCCAAGCTGACCAAAGAGAAGAAAGCCCTCCAAGAGGCACACCAGCAGACTCTTGATGACCTTCAGGCAGAGGAAGACAAAGTCAACACTCTGACTAAATCTAAGACAAAGCTTGAGCAGCAAGTGGATGAT CTTGAGGGCTCACTGGAGCAAGAGAAGAAACTCCGTATGGACCTTGAAAGAGCCAAGAGGAAGCTTGAGGGTGATCTGAAACTGGCCCAGGAGTCCATAATGGACCTGGAGAATGACAAACAGCAATCAGATGAGAAGATCAAAAA GAAAGACTTTGAGATTAGTCAGTTTCTCAGCAAGATTGAGGATGAACAGTCTTTGGGAGCACAGCTTCAGAAGAAGATCAAAGAACTTCAG gcccGTATTGAGGAGCTGGAAGAGGAAATTGAGGCCGAGCGAACTGCTCGTGCTAAAGTGGAGAAGCAGAGAGCTGATCTCTCCAGGGAACTTGAAGAGATCAGCGAGAGGCTTGAGGAAGCTGGTGGTGCCACTGCTGCCCAGATTGAGATGAACAAGAAGCGTGAAGCCGAATTCCAGAAGTTGCGTCGTGATCTGGAAGAGTCCACCTTGCAGCATGAAGCTACGGCCGCAGCTCTCCGAAAGAAGCAGGCAGACAGTGTGGCTGAGCTCGGAGAACAGATCGACAACCTCCAGCGAGTCAAGCAGAAGCTGGAGAAGGAGAAGAGTGAATACAAGATGGAGATTGATGACTTGACAAGCAACATGGAGGCTGTGGCTAAATCAAAG GCTAATTTAGAGAAGATGTGCCGTACCCTGGAAGACCAGCTGAGTGAAATCAAGACCAAGAGTGATGAAAATATTCGTCAGTTGAATGACATGAATGCACAACGTGCAAGACTTCAGACTGAAAATG GTGAATTTAGTCGCCAACTGGAAGAGAAAGAAGCACTTGTTTCACAATTAACTAGAGGAAAACAGGCTTATACACAACAAATTGAGGAACTCAAAAGACATATTGAGGAAGAAATCAAG GCCAAGAACGCTCTGGCCCATGCGGTTCAGTCTGCTCGCCATGACTGTGATTTGCTCAGAGAGCAGTATGAGGAAGAGCAGGAGGCCAAAGCTGAACTCCAGCGTGGAATGTCTAAGGCCAACAGTGAGGTAGCTCAGTGGAGAACCAAATATGAGACTGATGCCATCCAACGCACTGAGGAGCTTGAGGAATCCAA GAAAAAGCTGGCCCAGCGTCTGCAGGATGCTGAAGAATCCATTGAGGCGGTGAACTCCAAGTGTGCCTCTCTGGAAAAGACCAAACAGAGACTGCAGGGTGAAGTAGAGGATCTCATGATTGATGTGGAGAGGGCAAATGCATTGGCAGCCAACCTTGACAAGAAGCAGAGAAACTTTGACAAG gtgctAGCAGATTGGAAACAGAAGTATGAGGAAAGTCAGGCTGAACTAGAAGGTGCTCAGAAAGAAGCTCGTTCTCTCAGCACTGAGCTTTTCAAAATGAAGAACTCCTATGAGGAAGCTCTTGACCACCTTGAGACCCTGAAGAGGGAGAACAAGAATCTGCAAC AGGAGATTTCTGACCTCACTGAGCAGCTTGGAGAGACTGGAAAGAGCATTCATGAGTTAGAGAAAGCCAAGAAGACAGTGGAGTCTGAGAAATCAGAGATCCAGACTGCACTTGAAGAAGCTGAG GGCACCCTGGAACATGAAGAGTCCAAGATTCTTCGTGTGCAGCTGGAGCTGAACCAGGTGAAGAGCGAGATTGACAGGAAGCTTGCGGAGAAGGATGAGGAGATGGAACAGATCAAGAAGAACAGCCAAAGAGTCATCGATTCCATGCAGAGCACTCTGGACGCTGAGGTCAGGAGCAGAAATGATGCCCTGAGAGTCAAAAAGAAGATGGAGGGAGATCTGAATGAGATGGAGATCCAGCTGAGTCATGCCAACCGCCAGGCTGCTGAGGCCCAGAAACAGCTCAGGAACGTCCAAGGCCAACTCAAG GATGCCCAACTGCACCTTGATGACGCTCTCAGAGGACAGGAGGACATGAAGGAGCAGGTGGCCATGGTGGAGCGCAGGAATAACCTGATGCAAGCAGAGATTGAGGAGCTGAGAGCTGCACTGGAGCAAACAGAGAGAAGCCGCAAAGTGGCGGAGCAGGAGCTGGTTGATGCCAGCGAGCGTGTGGGACTGCTGCACTCACAA AATACAAGTCTTATTAACACCAAGAAGAAGCTTGAGGCTGATCTGGTCCAGGTTCAAGGTGAGGTGGATGATTCAGTCCAGGAGGCCAGAAATGCAGAGGAGAAGGCCAAGAAGGCCATCACTGAT GCTGCCATGATGGCTGAGGAGCTGAAGAAGGAGCAGGACACCAGTGCTCACCTGGAGAGGATGAAGAAGAACCTGGAGGTGACTGTCAAAGACCTGCAGCACCGTCTGGATGAGGCTGAAAGTCTGGCCATGAAGGGTGGAAAGAAACAGCTCCAGAAACTGGAGTCCAGG GTGCGTGAGTTAGAGTCTGAAGTTGAAGCTGAGCAGAGACGTGGTGCAGACGCTGTGAAAGGAGTGCGCAAATACGAGAGGAGGGTGAAGGAGCTCACCTACCAG ACTGAGGAAGACAAGAAGAACGTGACCCGACTGCAGGATCTGGTAGACAAGCTGCAGCTGAAAGTGAAGGCCTACAAGCGCCAGGCTGAAGAATCT GAGGAGCAGGCCAACACTCACCTGTCCAGGTACAGGAAGGTGCAGCATGAGCTGGAGGAGGCTCAGGAGCGCGCTGACATCGCCGAGTCTCAGGTCAACAAGCTGAGGGTCAAGAGCCGTGATGCTGGAAag AGCAAGGATGAAGAATGA